Proteins from a genomic interval of Papaver somniferum cultivar HN1 chromosome 4, ASM357369v1, whole genome shotgun sequence:
- the LOC113272242 gene encoding uncharacterized protein LOC113272242, with protein MFFAQSELEYLGHLITSDGVSADPSKIASMVSWPTPTSLKELRGFLGLTGYYRKFVRGYGAICKPLADLLKKNAFVWSSSADKEFAELKQDMSSTSVLALHKLLQALYLGD; from the coding sequence ATGTTTTTTGCACAAAGTGAACTGGAATATTTGGGACATCTCATCACATCAGATGGAGTGTCAGCAGATCCATCCAAGATTGCTAGCATGGTATCATGGCCCACTCCAACTTCATTGAAGGAGTTAAGGGGATTTCTAGGCTTAACTGGGTATTACAGGAAGTTTGTAAGAGGATATGGAGCTATTTGCAAGCCATTAGCTGACTTGCTCAAGAAAAATGCTTTCGTTTGGTCTAGCTCAGCTGACAAGGAATTCGCAGAATTGAAGCAAGATATGAGCAGCACCTCTGTCCTAGCTTTACACAAACTTCTCCAAGCCCTTTATCTTGGAGACTGA